In a single window of the Gemmatimonadota bacterium genome:
- a CDS encoding amidohydrolase — MRRAFPLLLLLLAACEPGANAPNLAIFGTIWTGDSTAPEVRAMAVRGETISAMGDSASIAAMVGANTRILLVGNGMIVPGFADDHVHLTDGGAQLGYVELRDAETPAEFTRRVKAYAQTLKPGEWILGGNWDHERWNGSPLPRKEWIDSVTPDNPVFIQRLDGHMGLANSRALALAKVTAATANITGGTIVRDASGEPTGVLKDEAMNPMFAVIPAATPEQVDSAVARAMRHANSHGLTSIAAVSAPWSEVAAVKRAKANGTLSLRVAFFPALSAWRNVADTMRANGVGDDWIRLAGVKGFVDGSLGSTTALFFQPYLDDSTSSGLLTTPLDSLAHWIGSADSAGLQVVVHAIGDRANALLLDIYDSVAAAHGARDRRFRIEHAQHLRVEDIGRIARTGVIPSMQPYHAADDGRWAWKRIRPEQMAGTYAFRSLLDAKARLNFGSDWPVATLEPLQGIWTAVTRQTLDGKNPQGWLPAQKITVDEALRAYTANNAYGVFAESRRGTLAVGKLADFVMIDRDLRKVPADSIRVARIRTTVVGGKIVY; from the coding sequence ATGCGCCGCGCCTTTCCGCTGCTTCTTCTGCTGCTGGCCGCCTGCGAACCGGGCGCCAACGCCCCCAACCTGGCGATTTTCGGCACCATCTGGACCGGCGATTCGACCGCCCCCGAGGTCCGCGCCATGGCGGTTCGGGGGGAGACCATCTCCGCGATGGGCGACAGCGCCTCGATCGCGGCCATGGTCGGGGCCAATACTCGAATCCTCCTGGTCGGCAATGGCATGATCGTCCCGGGCTTCGCGGATGATCATGTCCACCTCACTGATGGCGGTGCCCAACTCGGCTACGTCGAACTGCGCGATGCCGAAACGCCGGCCGAGTTCACCCGACGCGTCAAGGCCTATGCCCAGACGCTCAAGCCAGGCGAATGGATTCTCGGCGGCAATTGGGATCACGAGCGGTGGAACGGCTCGCCGCTTCCGCGGAAGGAGTGGATCGATTCCGTAACGCCCGACAATCCCGTGTTCATCCAGCGGCTCGATGGCCATATGGGGCTCGCTAATTCGCGTGCGCTTGCCTTGGCCAAGGTGACCGCGGCGACCGCCAACATCACCGGTGGCACCATCGTCCGCGACGCATCGGGAGAGCCAACCGGCGTCCTCAAGGACGAAGCGATGAATCCGATGTTCGCGGTGATTCCCGCCGCGACTCCGGAACAGGTCGATTCGGCGGTTGCCCGCGCGATGCGGCACGCCAACTCGCACGGTCTCACCTCGATTGCCGCGGTCTCTGCGCCCTGGAGCGAAGTCGCGGCAGTCAAGCGCGCCAAGGCCAACGGTACCCTCTCGCTTCGCGTGGCGTTCTTCCCCGCACTCAGCGCCTGGCGCAACGTTGCCGACACAATGCGTGCAAACGGAGTGGGCGACGACTGGATCCGCCTCGCGGGCGTGAAAGGCTTCGTCGATGGATCGCTCGGTTCGACGACCGCGCTCTTCTTTCAGCCGTACCTCGATGATTCGACCTCGTCGGGCCTGCTCACGACTCCGCTCGATTCGCTGGCGCACTGGATCGGCTCCGCTGATTCGGCCGGACTTCAGGTCGTCGTCCATGCCATCGGTGATCGCGCCAACGCGCTTCTGCTCGACATCTACGACTCAGTAGCAGCTGCGCACGGCGCCCGTGATCGCCGATTCCGGATCGAGCACGCCCAGCATCTGCGAGTCGAGGATATCGGTCGCATCGCGCGCACCGGTGTGATCCCCTCGATGCAGCCCTATCACGCCGCCGACGATGGCCGCTGGGCATGGAAGCGGATCCGTCCCGAGCAGATGGCCGGGACCTATGCCTTCCGGTCGCTGCTCGACGCGAAGGCGCGCCTCAATTTCGGTTCCGATTGGCCCGTCGCGACGCTCGAACCGCTGCAGGGAATCTGGACGGCGGTCACCCGCCAGACGCTCGACGGCAAGAATCCGCAAGGCTGGCTCCCGGCACAGAAGATCACCGTCGACGAAGCCCTGCGTGCCTATACCGCCAACAACGCCTACGGTGTCTTCGCCGAGTCGCGACGTGGAACGCTGGCGGTGGGGAAGCTCGCCGATTTCGTGATGATCGATCGAGACCTCCGTAAAGTGCCCGCCGACAGCATCCGGGTCGCCAGGATCCGGACCACGGTCGTCGGCGGCAAGATCGTTTACTGA
- a CDS encoding type II secretion system protein codes for MTLQSGSDFSLRQGPRRRRGFTLIEMLLVIVMLGLLSAMLMPRVSRITTHAKLNEAATIIAGDMEQAVGLAARLRKPVVISYVSGGKYTVRDRATSPNDTLRLSRDLGFGPDQGVAVVAFTPTSVIVYPNGLVDASLLVRVTGDNFSRHVTVSPAGLVRLQ; via the coding sequence ATGACCTTACAATCTGGTAGTGATTTCTCGCTCAGGCAGGGCCCCCGACGGCGACGGGGCTTCACCCTGATCGAGATGCTGCTGGTGATCGTGATGCTGGGATTGCTCTCGGCGATGCTGATGCCGCGGGTCTCCCGGATCACCACCCACGCCAAGCTCAACGAGGCCGCGACGATCATCGCCGGCGACATGGAACAGGCGGTGGGTTTGGCAGCTCGGCTCCGGAAGCCCGTTGTCATCAGCTATGTGTCGGGTGGAAAGTATACAGTGCGCGACCGGGCGACGTCGCCGAACGATACTCTGCGCCTGAGCCGGGACCTCGGATTCGGCCCCGATCAGGGGGTTGCGGTGGTGGCGTTTACACCGACATCCGTGATCGTCTATCCCAACGGACTGGTGGATGCTTCCCTGTTGGTGCGGGTCACGGGAGACAATTTTTCGCGGCACGTGACGGTTTCACCCGCGGGTCTGGTGAGGTTGCAGTGA
- a CDS encoding type II secretion system protein, translated as MRKRNGFTLIEVLIAIVILGAMAGGLSAMLLTSGRQARDTGKLAYRAAVLNAEVSRVTAIPAGDMTDGTVTKTVTSLPLAYTMTTVAATSSGTQTVTITLTPTGTRPIGALTRVITRKGGVSNPFYTP; from the coding sequence ATGCGGAAACGCAACGGTTTTACGCTGATTGAGGTGCTGATTGCCATCGTCATCCTGGGCGCGATGGCGGGTGGCCTCTCGGCGATGCTGCTGACCAGCGGCCGTCAGGCCCGCGATACCGGCAAGCTGGCCTACCGGGCGGCGGTGCTGAACGCCGAGGTTTCCCGGGTGACGGCAATCCCGGCAGGCGATATGACCGACGGCACGGTGACCAAGACCGTCACCTCTCTTCCGCTCGCCTACACCATGACCACGGTGGCAGCGACCTCCAGCGGGACCCAGACTGTGACCATTACCCTGACCCCAACGGGCACCCGGCCGATCGGGGCGCTCACCCGCGTCATCACCCGCAAGGGTGGTGTCTCCAACCCCTTCTACACGCCATGA
- a CDS encoding type II secretion system protein gives MIHSRRGVTIIELLIAMVIAAILGAATLSLMMSQSRFTERAEGQRAGRRVGRSAINVLSNDLRMVDPDWGIEAASASSITVKVPYALGVVCSAAYVSPNTTQVIALLPVDSVVLNLGGYSGYATRGNTGVYTAVAGGTVTDNGALTSTCTSAPANVFAIAAPSSAPNQKTRQITIVVNAGSDVRVAVGTPVMLYRRTNFYFGNSNQTGLSGRTALWRNYLDGGGSAVELAAPFDASAAFRFFNQAATVSQTAVPSPLTDIKGFELFLPGESDLTARKASGPEQADVTTAIFLVNRAS, from the coding sequence ATGATCCATTCGCGGCGTGGCGTGACGATCATTGAACTGCTCATCGCGATGGTGATTGCTGCGATCCTTGGCGCAGCCACACTCTCGCTGATGATGAGCCAGAGCCGTTTCACCGAGCGCGCCGAAGGGCAGCGAGCCGGTCGACGCGTCGGTCGAAGCGCGATCAACGTGCTCAGCAACGACCTGCGAATGGTCGATCCCGACTGGGGCATCGAAGCCGCCAGCGCGAGCTCGATCACGGTCAAGGTTCCGTATGCCCTGGGGGTGGTCTGCTCGGCCGCCTATGTCTCACCCAACACGACGCAGGTGATCGCCCTCCTCCCGGTGGACAGCGTTGTGCTGAACCTGGGCGGATATTCAGGGTACGCAACGCGAGGCAACACGGGCGTCTATACCGCAGTCGCCGGGGGAACGGTGACTGACAACGGCGCACTGACCTCGACCTGCACTAGCGCGCCGGCGAACGTTTTTGCGATCGCGGCGCCGTCGAGTGCTCCGAACCAGAAAACCCGGCAGATCACCATTGTTGTCAACGCGGGGAGTGATGTGCGTGTGGCGGTCGGGACACCGGTGATGCTCTATCGGCGGACGAACTTCTACTTCGGCAACTCGAACCAGACCGGGCTCAGCGGACGGACGGCACTCTGGCGGAATTACCTCGATGGCGGCGGCTCGGCCGTGGAACTTGCGGCGCCATTTGACGCCTCGGCGGCGTTTCGATTCTTCAATCAGGCCGCCACCGTCTCGCAGACGGCGGTGCCATCACCGCTGACCGACATCAAGGGATTCGAGCTCTTCCTGCCTGGCGAAAGCGATTTGACGGCGCGCAAGGCGAGCGGACCGGAACAAGCTGATGTGACCACCGCGATTTTTCTCGTGAACCGAGCATCCTGA